The Syntrophales bacterium genome has a segment encoding these proteins:
- a CDS encoding ribonuclease HII, whose translation MYSFELSAHRSGFQVLAGVDEAGRGPLSGPVVAAAVVLPPSYKNDEIRDSKQLSPKKRERLYETINSDALSVGLGVVESPVIDSINILQATLMAMEEAVANLSLAVDYLLIDGINNINVSIPQQTIRKGDSLSISIASASIIAKVSRDKIMEIYHHQFPQYNFLKNKGYGTLEHLEAIKKYGCCKIHRRSFKGVKEYL comes from the coding sequence ATGTACAGTTTTGAACTGAGTGCTCATCGTAGCGGCTTTCAGGTTTTGGCTGGTGTTGATGAGGCGGGGAGGGGTCCTCTGTCAGGTCCTGTTGTTGCAGCGGCCGTAGTTCTTCCCCCAAGTTATAAGAATGATGAAATTCGTGATTCAAAACAACTTTCTCCCAAAAAGAGAGAAAGACTATACGAAACAATCAATAGTGATGCCCTTTCAGTCGGGTTAGGTGTTGTAGAATCGCCTGTCATTGATTCCATAAATATTCTTCAGGCAACGTTAATGGCAATGGAAGAGGCGGTTGCAAATCTTTCCCTTGCCGTGGATTATCTTCTAATTGATGGTATCAATAATATTAACGTATCCATCCCGCAACAGACCATTCGCAAAGGAGATTCCCTGAGTATTTCAATAGCTTCAGCTTCTATTATTGCCAAGGTGTCCAGAGATAAAATAATGGAGATATATCATCATCAATTCCCGCAGTATAATTTTCTTAAAAATAAAGGGTATGGTACTCTGGAACATCTCGAGGCCATAAAGAAATATGGGTGCTGTAAAATTCACAGAAGATCTTTCAAGGGGGTAAAAGAATACCTCTAA
- a CDS encoding YraN family protein: MKQTTTTKIQTGKLGENIAADYLEKEGYRIVQRNYRCVFGEIDIVAIDGNVIVFVEVRSRRSAKYGYPQESVGHSKKMKISKIALNYLKEKQFQDCRARFDVAAVKILSEGSEVKLIKNAFDLMY, encoded by the coding sequence ATGAAACAAACGACTACTACTAAGATTCAGACAGGTAAACTGGGGGAAAATATTGCGGCTGATTATCTGGAAAAAGAAGGGTACAGAATTGTTCAGAGGAATTACAGGTGCGTTTTTGGAGAGATTGATATTGTTGCAATAGATGGAAATGTCATAGTATTTGTAGAAGTTAGAAGCAGGAGATCGGCTAAATACGGTTATCCGCAGGAGTCAGTCGGGCATAGCAAGAAAATGAAAATTTCAAAAATAGCATTGAATTATTTGAAGGAAAAGCAGTTTCAGGACTGCCGCGCAAGATTTGATGTTGCGGCGGTTAAAATTTTATCTGAGGGCAGCGAGGTAAAACTTATTAAAAATGCTTTTGATCTGATGTATTAA